DNA from Halobaculum sp. XH14:
CACGGTCCGGATCCGATACGGGAACGGGACGCGCGACACGGCGCGCCTGCTCGGGGTCGACACCCCGGAGGTGTACGGCGAGAACACGCCCGGCGAGTTCGAGGGGGTCCCCGACACGGCGGCCGGCCGGTCCTGTCTCGGCGAGTACGGGGACCGCGCGAGCGCGTTCGCCGACCGTCGGCTCGCGGGCGAGGAGGTGACCGTCAGCTTCGACGCGAACGAGCCGAGACGCGGCTACTACGACCGCCTGCTCGTCTACGTCCACCACGACGGCCACGAGTTCAACCGCCTGCTCGTCCACCGCGGACTCGGCCGCGTCTACGACTCCTCCTTCGAGAAGCGGGACGCCTACTACGCCACGGAAGCCGACGCGATGGACGCCGGGCGCGGGCTCTGGACGTGCCGCGACGGCGAGGCCGGAACGCGCACGTCGACCGTCACCGCGCCGGCGCCCGCGACCGGGACGCCCACGTCGGAAACCGGGGTCGTCATCTCGAAACTCCACGCCGACGCCGAGGGGCCGGACGGCGAGAACCTGACCGACGAGTACGTCGTCGTGACGAACCGGGGTGAGGACCCGGTCGAACTCGCCGGCTGGACCCTCGCCGAGGCCGCGGGCCGGACCTACACGTTCCCGGGATCGACGACGCTCGCGGCGGGCGAGTCGGTCACCGTCCACGTCGGCGAGGGGACCGACGGCGACGGCCACCTGTACTGGGGACGGACGAGCCCGATCCTGAACAACGACGGCGAGACGGTCACGCTCCGTGACGCCAGCGGGGCGGTGGTCGCGGAACGGTCGGGGTGAGCGGTCCAACGTTGGCCGTTCAACGTGAACGGTCCAGCGTGAACGGTCGGCGTGAGCGGTCGGGCGAGCGTTCACGTGACGTGTGATACCACCGGCCACAGCCTATTTCTCGCTGGACTGGGACCGACCCACGTATGTCCAGCAAGGCGACCTTCGAGCTGTACGAGGACAGCGCCGGCCAGTGGCGCTGGCGACTCGTTCACGACAACGGTCGGATCATCGCGGACTCGGGTGAGGGGTACGCGAGCAAGCAGAAGGCGACGGAGGGGCTCGAAAGCGTCAGGGAGAACGCGACCGGGGCCGACGTCGTCACGGTCGAAGGCTGAGCCGTCGCTACAATTCCTTTTAGGGAGGGTTTTTCCGACAGCGCCACATAGCCGGTGGCGATGAGAGATTCCGTGAGGGCCGGCAGCGCCGGAGGCGAACGATGAAGGGCAACGACCAGCAGGCGTACGACCGCGGGACGTCCCTGTTCTCGCCCGACGGCCGGATCTATCAGGTGGAGTACGCACGCGAGGCGGTCTCGCGGGGCGCACCATCCGTGGGCGTTCGGACGGCCGACGGCGTCGTCCTCGCGGCCCAGGCGCGGGCCTCCTCGACGCTGATGGAGTCCGAGTCCATCGAGAAGCTCCACAAGCTCGACGACCACGTCGGCACCGCGAGCGCGGGCCACGTCGCCGACGCCCGTCAGCTCATCGACTACGCTCGGCGGATGGCACAGGGCAACCGCCTCCGCTACGGCGAATCGGTGGGCGTCGAGACGCTGACCAAGCACGTCACCGACCACATCCAGGAGAACACCCAGCGGGGCGGCACGCGCCCGTACGGCGCGGCGCTGCTCGTCGGCGGCGTCGAGAACGGGCGCGCACGCCTGTTCGGCGCGGACCCGTCGGGGACGCCCCACGAGTGGAAGGCGACCGCCATCGGCGGCTCGCGCAGCGAGATCCAGGAGGTGCTCGAGGAGGGCTGGACCGACCAGCTCTCGCTCGATGGCGGCATCGACCTCGCGCTCCGCGCGCTGCTCACGGCCGATGACGAACTCGAAGCCGGCGACCTGAGCATCGCCACCATCACCGCGGCGGACGGCTATCGGGCGCTCTCGACCGACGACATCGAGGACCTGGTCGGCGGGATCGACGTCGAATCCGCCGACGACGAGGAAGAGTAGCGCCGCGCTCGCCGCACGGTTCCCGAACTCGTTTTCGGAGTCAGATTCCGCCGGGAGCGACGTCCACGGGCGACGACGCCCGCGGGACCATCGCCGGAATCGGACGACTTTAGCGACCCGCGGTCGTTTCCGGACGCATGTCCCTCGCGACGCTCGACCGACTCCGCGTGTTCCCGATCAAGTCGCTCGACGGGGTCGACGTGGACGCCACACGACTCGGCGACGCCGGTGGTCTCGCCGGCGACCGGGAGTTCGCCATCGTCGACGGCGAGTACGTCAACGGGAAACGGGAGCGGGCCATCCACCGCGTCTCGGCCGCCTACGACCTCGACGCTCGCACGGTCTCGCTCGCCGCGCCCGGAACGGACGACGGCGCGTTCCACCTGGACGGGGACCGCGAGGGGATCGAACGCTGGCTCGGCGAGTTCCTCGGCTACGACGTCTCGCTCGTCGCGGAGCGGCCGGGCGGCTACCCGGACGACACCGAGGCGGCGGGGCCGACCGTGATCTCGACCGCCACGCTTCGGGCGGTCGCGTCCTGGTTCGACGGCATCGACGCGGACGGCATGCGGCGTCGGCTCAGGGCGAACGTCGAACTCGGGGCCGACGACCCGTTCGTCGAGGACCGGCTGTTCGGCTCGCGGGGCGAACACGTGGCCTTCACCGTCGGCGGGACGCGACTGGAGGGCGTCAACCCCTGTCAGCGATGCGTCGTCCCGTCGCGGGACCCCGACACCGGCGAGGAGCGTCCCGGGTTCAGGAAGCGGTTCGTCGAGCGACGGCGCGAGACGCTCCCGGAGTGGAGCGACGGCGACCGGTTCGACCACCCGTTCCGGGTGATGGTGAACACGACGGTCCCGGAGTCCGCCCGGGGTGAACCTCTCCGCGTCGGCGACGAGGTGGCGGTGCAGGGGACGGTCGCCATCGAGGCGTAACCCGCGTTCAGACCGCGTCCCGCTCGGACTCGATGAGGTCGACGTACGCCCCGGTGACCCGCTCCAAAATCAGCTCGCCGGCCTCCGCGGTCGCCTCCCGCGGGTCGCCGAGGACGCCGGTTTCCGTGATCGATTCGAACCCCTCGCTGAGCAGCCGGGCGGTGCTCACCTCCCCCTCGTGTCCGGGTTCCAGGCGATCCGTCCGGACGAGCCCCTCCTCGACGGCCATGACGATCGCCGTCTCGGCCGCGCCCGCGTGGATCACGGGCTCCTCGTCGAGCCCCGCCTCGCGCAGCCCCTCGTTCTGTAGCGACATGAGTTCGTGGAGGTCGGCGACCGCGATCACGTTCGCGTCGACCTCGCGGGCGAGTTCGGGCGCGACGGTGTTGACCGGCGCGAAGTTGCCGCCGTGGCTCGGAACGAGCGCGACGTGCTCGAAGCCGTGTTCGTCCAGCGACCGGCAGTACGCGCGGATGGTGTCCATCAGCGTCTCGGCGGGGACCGTGATCGTGCCGGGGAACTCCATGTGGTGGCCCGAGCAGCCGGGTCTGATGGTCGGTGCCGCGAGCGCGTCGCCCAGTTCCGCCGCGATGCGTCTCGCGAGTTCGTCGCCGGCGAGCGTGTCCATCACGAGCGGCAGGTGCGGCCCGTGCTGTTCGACGGAGCCGACGGCGACGACCGCGGTCCGGCTGCCGTCCTCGAGCGCCGACTCGACTTCCGTCCAGCTCAGCTCCTCGAGCAGGACCGACGTGCGAGAAGACATCAGGTTGTAGCTACGGACCGGGCCGAACGAGTCTGCGGGTTGCGGACACTATCGCCGGGATCTCGCCGGTGGAACGGCGTTCGAGGAGGAATCTTCAGCTGCCGTCCGCCCGCTCCTCGTACTCCTCGGGCGTGTACGTCTTGATCTCCAGGGCGTGGACGTCCCGCGTCATCGCGTCGCCGACCGCGTCGTAGACGAGCTGGTGCTGCTGGACGAGCGACTCCCCCGCGAAGGCGGGCGAGACGACGACCGCGGCGAAGTGCTGGTCCTCGTGGTCGGGATCCGGCGCGCGCGGCGTCGTCACCGTCGCCTCCGCGTCCTCGATGCCGGCCTCGATCGCCGCTTCGACGTCGTCGGCGTCCATGGTCATACCTCCCGGTGGGCGCCGAGAGTGGAAAAGCGGTCGGATGTGCGGACGGCCGCCGGCTTATTCGAGGACGTAGCGGTCACCCTCGCGTGCGACCAGCCCGTTCGTCCGGAGCGTCTTCAGAATGGCGTACAGCGAGATGCGTTTCATGTCCAGTCCCTCCAGGAGCTCCGTCTCGGTGACCGCGCCGTGGGTCGCCAGATACAGGTAGACCAGTTTCGCGCGCGGCGAGGAGAGCTCGCGTGGCACGCGCTGCATCGTCGGCTCGACGTCACCCATCGACTCGGATCGGATCTGCGCCTGCATCGTCTTACGTCTCCCCACCGCTTCGACACCCGTAAAACCTCGGTACGACTATCGTCGAAACGCCGGGGAGAGCCCCCCACGACCGCGAAACGTGGCGGTTCGAGGCTCGTCCCGAACCGGAGCCTCACGACGTCGGCGCTCGTCGAGGTCGAACTTCGACTCGTGACGGACCGCCCCGGCAAAATTCGCGTCCCGGTCGGCGTGGGCGGCGTGGTCGGGTCAGTACGACCGGATCTTCGGCTCGTACTCCTTCTCCTCGCCCTCGAGGATGACCGGGCGGTACCACAGCTGTGGCGTGCCGTCGTTCCAGGACAACAGCGTGTGCTTTAGCCACTCGTCGTCGTTGCGCTCCTGGAACTCCGCGCGCCAGTGTGCGCCGCGGAACTCCTCGCGGGCGAGCGCGCCGAGCGTGATCGCCTCGGCCAGATCGAGGATGTTGCGCGTCTCGATCGTCTGGATGAGGTCGGTGTTGAACGTGCGCGAGGGGTCCTTCACGAACACGTCCTCGTAGCGCTCGCGCGCCTCGCGGACGTCCCGGAGCGACTGCTTCAGCCCCGCCTCCTCGCGGAACACGTTCACGTTCGCGGTCATCGACTCCTGGACGTCCGCACGGATCTCGGCGTGCTGGATGCCCTCGTCCTTCTCGAGCAGTTCCTGCACGCGCTCGCGCTCGGTCTCGACCGCCCGTTCGAGCACGTCGTCGCCCCCGACCGCGGCCGCGTCGGACTCCGTCGCCACGCCGCCGTCGGCCGTGGCGTCGTCCCCGGTCGCCTCGTCCTCGACGCCGGGCCCCCCGACGGCGCCCGGTTCGACGGGCGTGTCGACCTCACCGAGTTCGTACTCGCCGCGCTGGCCGGTCTCGATCTCGGCCTCGCCCAGATCCTTCCCTGCCGCGTGCTGGCCGGCGCGCTTGCCGAAGACGATGAGCTCCGGCAGCGCGTTGCCGCCGAGGCGGTTCGACCCGTGGACCGAGGCGCAGGCGCACTCGCCGGCCGCGTACAGCCCCGAAATACAGGTCTCGCCGTTCTCGTCGGTCTCGATGCCGCCCATCGCGTAGTGCTGGCCGGGCTTGACCGGCATCGGCTCCTCCAGCCCGTCGACGCCCTCGAAGTCCTCGGCGAGGTGGAGGATGTTCTCCAGGCGGTCGATGATGCGCTCCTCGCCGAGGTGGCGCATGTCGAGGTGGACGTACTCGTCCTCGATGCCGCGCCCCGCGTTCACCTCGCTCAACTCGGCGCGGGCGACCACGTCCCGTGAGGCGAGTTCGCCGTCGTTGCTGGCGTAGCCGTACTCGAACATGAACCGCTCGCCCTCCGCGTTGTAGAGGATGCCGCCCTCGCCGCGGACGCCCTCGGAGATGAGCACGCCCGTGCTGGGCAGGCTCGTCGGGTGGAACTGGACGAACTCCATGTCCTCCATCGGGACGCCGGCGCGGTAGGCCATCGCCACGCCGTCGCCGGTGTTGGAGACGGCGTTGGTGGTGTGATCGAACACCTGCCCGGGGCCGCCGGTC
Protein-coding regions in this window:
- the psmA gene encoding archaeal proteasome endopeptidase complex subunit alpha → MKGNDQQAYDRGTSLFSPDGRIYQVEYAREAVSRGAPSVGVRTADGVVLAAQARASSTLMESESIEKLHKLDDHVGTASAGHVADARQLIDYARRMAQGNRLRYGESVGVETLTKHVTDHIQENTQRGGTRPYGAALLVGGVENGRARLFGADPSGTPHEWKATAIGGSRSEIQEVLEEGWTDQLSLDGGIDLALRALLTADDELEAGDLSIATITAADGYRALSTDDIEDLVGGIDVESADDEEE
- a CDS encoding FAD-binding protein — encoded protein: MYEHDVIVVGAGGAGLRAAIAAQEEGADVAIVSKLHPVRSHTGAAEGGINAALREGDSWEDHAYDTMKGSDYLGDAPAIETLCQDSPEEVIQLEHWGMAFSRDEDGRVSQRPFGGLSFPRTTYAGAETGHQLLHTMYEQLVKRGVTVYDEWYVSNLAVTDEEDPTERSCHGVVAYDIQSGELSGFRANDGVILATGGPGQVFDHTTNAVSNTGDGVAMAYRAGVPMEDMEFVQFHPTSLPSTGVLISEGVRGEGGILYNAEGERFMFEYGYASNDGELASRDVVARAELSEVNAGRGIEDEYVHLDMRHLGEERIIDRLENILHLAEDFEGVDGLEEPMPVKPGQHYAMGGIETDENGETCISGLYAAGECACASVHGSNRLGGNALPELIVFGKRAGQHAAGKDLGEAEIETGQRGEYELGEVDTPVEPGAVGGPGVEDEATGDDATADGGVATESDAAAVGGDDVLERAVETERERVQELLEKDEGIQHAEIRADVQESMTANVNVFREEAGLKQSLRDVREARERYEDVFVKDPSRTFNTDLIQTIETRNILDLAEAITLGALAREEFRGAHWRAEFQERNDDEWLKHTLLSWNDGTPQLWYRPVILEGEEKEYEPKIRSY
- a CDS encoding BolA family protein, encoding MDADDVEAAIEAGIEDAEATVTTPRAPDPDHEDQHFAAVVVSPAFAGESLVQQHQLVYDAVGDAMTRDVHALEIKTYTPEEYEERADGS
- a CDS encoding lamin tail domain-containing protein; translated protein: MERPLGSLACCLLLVLAGCASVPAPEGLPDQPGAGTADADPSPSSLPPVTPGSTTPPPDGTTVTVVEVVDGDTVRIRYGNGTRDTARLLGVDTPEVYGENTPGEFEGVPDTAAGRSCLGEYGDRASAFADRRLAGEEVTVSFDANEPRRGYYDRLLVYVHHDGHEFNRLLVHRGLGRVYDSSFEKRDAYYATEADAMDAGRGLWTCRDGEAGTRTSTVTAPAPATGTPTSETGVVISKLHADAEGPDGENLTDEYVVVTNRGEDPVELAGWTLAEAAGRTYTFPGSTTLAAGESVTVHVGEGTDGDGHLYWGRTSPILNNDGETVTLRDASGAVVAERSG
- a CDS encoding MOSC domain-containing protein; this translates as MSLATLDRLRVFPIKSLDGVDVDATRLGDAGGLAGDREFAIVDGEYVNGKRERAIHRVSAAYDLDARTVSLAAPGTDDGAFHLDGDREGIERWLGEFLGYDVSLVAERPGGYPDDTEAAGPTVISTATLRAVASWFDGIDADGMRRRLRANVELGADDPFVEDRLFGSRGEHVAFTVGGTRLEGVNPCQRCVVPSRDPDTGEERPGFRKRFVERRRETLPEWSDGDRFDHPFRVMVNTTVPESARGEPLRVGDEVAVQGTVAIEA
- a CDS encoding helix-turn-helix domain-containing protein, whose translation is MQAQIRSESMGDVEPTMQRVPRELSSPRAKLVYLYLATHGAVTETELLEGLDMKRISLYAILKTLRTNGLVAREGDRYVLE
- a CDS encoding creatininase family protein, with the protein product MSSRTSVLLEELSWTEVESALEDGSRTAVVAVGSVEQHGPHLPLVMDTLAGDELARRIAAELGDALAAPTIRPGCSGHHMEFPGTITVPAETLMDTIRAYCRSLDEHGFEHVALVPSHGGNFAPVNTVAPELAREVDANVIAVADLHELMSLQNEGLREAGLDEEPVIHAGAAETAIVMAVEEGLVRTDRLEPGHEGEVSTARLLSEGFESITETGVLGDPREATAEAGELILERVTGAYVDLIESERDAV